The following DNA comes from Streptomyces sp. NBC_00690.
GCCGACGAGCGCGGCGGCGCCGGGCAGTCGGCCACGCCGGCACCCGCGGAACTCCCCGCGGACGTCGGTGACTTCACCGGCCGGGCGCCGGTGATCGAGGACTTCATGCTCCAGTTCCTCCCCCCGGAGGACGGGACCGTACGGCACGCGGCGACTCGTGTCGTCGTGATCGCGGGCATGCCGGGGGTAGGCAAGTCGGCACTGGCGGTCCATCTGGCCCACCGGGTGCGGCACCTCTTCCCGGACGGGCAGCTCCACGTCGAACTGCATGGATCGAGCGACGAACCCCGGGACATCCGGGAGGTGCTCCATGGACTACTGCGGTCCCTGGGCATCCCCGACACCCTGATTCCGACGCAACTGGAGGAGCGTTCCAAGCTCTTCCGTTCGACGACGGCGGCGCGCCGGGTCCTGCTGGTGCTGGACGACACGGCGACGCTGGCGGACGTCCGTCCACTGCTGCCGGGCGGACCCGAGTGTGCGGTGATCATCACCAGTCGCCGTCGGCTGCACGGACTGGCCGGAGCCCAGAGCGTGGACCTCGATGTGCTGGACAGCACGGAGGGAATCGACCTTCTCGCCAGTCTGATCGGACGTGAACGGCTCGACGAAGAGCCGCAGGCGGCCGACAAGCTGGGAGAGCTGGGTGGATGGCTACCCCTTGCGCTGCGATGTATCGGCGGCCGAGTGGCCACCATGCCGGGGCTGCCGCTCACTCGGGTCGCGGACCAACTGGCGAGGTCCAGCGACATCCTGAGCGAACTCCGGCTGGGCGACCTCGATGTGAGGTCCGGCTACGACGCCGCGTACGACCGGCTCACCCGGAGCGAACAGGCGGTCTTTCGACTGCTGAGCATGCTGCCGGCCGACGAGTTCACCGCCACGACGGTGGCGGACCTGCTCGGGTGGGAGATCCCCTCGGTCGAGCGCATCCTCGACCGGTTCGTCAACAGCTACCTCCTCAAGATCGTCCACTATGGCAACGATGAGCTGCACTACGCTCTTCCCCCGTTGACCTGGACGTATGCAAGGGGACGGCTGGACTCGACGCTTAGGCAGGACCCTCGGCTCAGGGCGGACGCCCCAGACGAGCACGCCTGCCCGGGGCCCCCGCACCCCAGGTGATCTCCGGGACCTGAGGAGTGGGGGTGCCCGGCTTCCCTCGCAAGGAATCGGTGGGCAGGGAAGGTGTGCGCTGTAGGACCGAGGTTCCACCGCGCACACCGTCTCAGCAGCAGGATCGCAACCGGGTGACCGGACACGTCCGCAGGAGTGTCACACCACCTGCACATGCGGTACGTAGAGAATCCATTTGCCGCCCGACTCCCGGAACTGAGTCTCCTTGGCGATGATCTCCTCGGCGTGGTTCCAGGCGAAGAGCAGGGCGTAATCAGGATAGGGATCGTCGAACGCCGCACGCGGGCGCACCGGGATGTGGGCGCCGGGAGTGAGCCGCCCCTGCTTGTTCGGTGTGGTGTCGGAGATGAACGACACCAGGTCGGGACCGATTCCGCAGTAGTTGGTCACGGTGGCGCTCTTCGCCGTCGCACCGTACCCGACCACCGTGCACCCTTCCGCCTTCAGCTTCCGAAGCAGGCTCACCAACTCGTCCCGTGAGCGTTCGACGTTCCGGAAGAAGCTCTTGAGGGTGTCCAGTTCGGCCAGTCGGCGGGTCTTCTCCTCCGCGAGCAGCACGGCCACCGAGGGGTCCGGAGTGCGCCGGCCCCTGCGGGCGAGGGTGTACCGCACCTCACCGCCGTGCACGGGCAGCCGCTCCGCACCCACCAACTCAAAGCCGAACCGCTCGGCCATGGCCGCCACCGATGTGACGCTGAAGAAGTAGTAGTGCTCGTCGTAGATCTGGTCGTACGAGGTCTTCTCGACGATGTCCGCCAGATAGGGGTCCTCGAAGACGAACACACCGTCGGGCGCCAACAGCGCGTCGATGCCCTGGAAGATGGAGTCCATGTACGGGATGTGGCACAGGGTGTTCGCCGCGTAGATCAGCTGGGCGGGGCCCTCCGCCTCACGGATCTCCTGTGCGGTCGACGCCTGGAAGAACTCGGTGGTGACCCGGATGCCTAGCCTGCGGGCGATGTCAGCCACGCTCTCGGAGGGCTCCACGCCCAGATGCCTGACGCCCGCGTCGGCCAGTGCCCGGAGCATGATGCCGTCGTTGCAGCCCAGTTCGACGGCGAACGCGCCGGGGGCGGTGAGCTCGGTCCGCAGGAAGTCCTGCGCCGTCTGCTCGAAGTGCTTCCTCATCACCGACGACCCGGACGACAGATACGGGTAGTGGCCGTTGAACATCAGATGCCGGGGGACTTCCTCCATGAGCTGGACCATGGTGCACGAGTCGCACACTCCCAGCGCGAGCCGGAAGAGGTACTCGTCCCCGATGTAGTCGGGTTCCAGGAACCCGCTGGAAAGCGGCTGCGTACCGAAATCACCGAACTCGTGAAGTCGGCCGCCGCAGATACGGCAGCTCGTCATGGTGTAGACGGTCTCCCCGGGCTCTCGCAGCCGTCTCAACGATGACTGGACCGAACCGGGCTCCAGCGGGCTTCTTCGCGGCTTCGAGCCGCTCGCCGCAGCCTGAATCCGGCGGCCCACGTCCGTGAGCGCGCGGACCCGCCGGCAGAGGGAGTCGCGTTGTACGGGGCAGAGGCCAGCGAAATCTACGAGCTGCTGCACCAGGGCAGGGGCAAGGACTACCAGTCGGAGGCGCAGGAGATCGCCCGCCAGGTGCGGGCCAGGATGCCGGGCGCCGTGTCACTGCTCGATGTGGCGTGCGGCACGGGAGCCCATCTGGAGCACTTCCGGCCGGTGTTCGACCGGGTCGAGGGGCTTGAGCTGTCCGCACCCATGGCGGAGTCCGCTCGACGCAGGCTGCCGGGGGTCACCGTACACACCGGGGACATGCGCGACTTCTCGTTGGACGCCTCCTTCTCGGCCATCACCTGCATGTTCGGTTCGATCGGCTATCTGGCCGACCCGGGAGAGCTGGAGTCGGCGCTGCGCCGCTTCGCACGGCACCTACGGCCGGGCGGTGTGGTCGCGATCGACCCCTGGTGGTTCCCGGAGACCTTCCTCGACGGCCATGTGGCGACGGGGACGACCACGGAGGACGGCCGTACGCTCGCCCGCGTGTCGCACTCGGTGCGGGTGGGCGACGCGTCCCGGATCGAGGTGCACTACCTCGTCGCCGACGCCGCCTCTGGGGTGCGGCACTTCAGCGAGACCCATCTGATCTCGCTGTTCAGCCGTCGGCAGTACGAGGCGGCCTTCACCGCGGCCGGCCTGAGCGTGGAGTACCTCGACGGTCTGCACAACGGCCGCGGTCTGTTCGTCGGGGTACTGGAGACCCCCGCGGCGTGAGCACGCCGACGCCCTCGCCCGCCCACTCCCCCCATCGATGCGAAGGAGAGCCGCCCATGGCGTCCCCCCGTGAACTGACCACCCCGGCGACGCTCACCGAGGAGAGCGTCCGCCGCTATCGCGAGGACGGCTTCGTCCATGTGCCCCGGCTGCTCTCCCCGGAAGAGGTCTCCGTCTACCGCGCGGCGGCGGAGAGCATCCTGGAGCGGGACATGGAGGTGTGGGCGGGTGGCGACGACGGCGCGGCCGTGGAGGTCAACTACACCACCCAGGTGTGGCGCAAGGACGAGACGCTGCGCCGGCTGGCCCTCCATCCCGCGCTGACCGGTATCGCCGGACGGCTCGCGGGCGTTCCGCTGCGCCTCTACAGCAGCGAGGTGCTCGTCAAGGAGCCCGAAGGGGCGCCGCCCACCCTGCTCCACGATGACGAAGCGGGGCTGCCGATGGACGGGCTGGAACAGACGCTCACCGCGTGGATCGCGCTGGTGGACGTCCCCGTCGAACGTGGCTGTCTGAGCTACATCCCCGGCTCGCACCTACGGGCGGACTCCGAGCGGCTGCGGCACATGACCAGTTTCGAGCAGTTCCGTGAGCCCGACGAGGTCTGGCCGGACTTCCCCTGGCGGCCCCGGGTCACCGTGCCGCTGCGCGCAGGTGACGTCGCCTTCCACCACTGCCGCACGCTGCACTGGGCCGGTGGGAACGAGACCGACGCCCGTCGGGTCGGCCACGGCGTCATCTACATGGACGCCGGAACCACCTATCTGCCGGGGGTGATGGACGAGTACCTCGCCCATATGGAGCCGGGCCAGCCGTTGGACGACGCGGAGTTGTTCCCGATCGTCACGAGCTGACCCCTCACGCGCGGCGGCCCCGGGAGGATCGTTCCCGGGGCCGCCGTCCGTTCGGTGCGTTCAGTGCTCGTCGAGCTCCAACGCCCAGGCGCTGAGCTGATCGATCGCGTCGGCGTAAGTGAACGGCTGCATAAACCATCCGGCGCGCACGTCCCGATGACGGCGGGCGAGGGGGTGCCCGGCGGTGAACGACACGCCTCCGGTCAAGGTCATGCAGTCCTCGACGATGCCCGAAGCACAACGGTTCACCACCAGCTTGGCGTACTGGAAGGGGGCCATCATCCGGCGTCCGCGCTCGGCGAGGTCGCCGTCGATCTGCTCCGAGAGGTGCTCCGTGTGGATGAGGGCCGCAGCCAGCGCGGACCGCAGGGTATAGAGCTTGACGTCCATTTCTGCGACGAGGGTGCGCACGGCACTCGCCGGAGTGCCGCCCCGGCGCCGCACACCGGCGACCGTGATGTCCCGTGCGGACTGGGCGATTCCCGCGTACACACCGAGCAGACCGATCGAGCTGACCGTCTGCCCGGCGAAAGAGGCGTGGTTGACCTCGCCGACCGGGCCACGCACGAACAGGTCCTCGTCGGGGACCGGGCAGTCGTCGAAGACCACCGAGGAACTGGCCGAGGCCCGCATGCCCATGCCGTCCCAGTCGTCCGGCACGCTCAACCCCGCGGTGTCCGCCGAGAGAAAGGCGGCGGCGAGTCGCGGCGGGCCGGTCTCGGGCCTGACGGGTGCCGCGACCACGAAGTGGGTGGCCACGGGCGCCATGCTGACAAGGATCTTGGCACCCGAGAGCAGCCAGCCGCCTCCGGGTGCGGGGCGCAGTTCGGTGGTCTGCCGGGCGTCCTTCAGCGCACCGCTCACCACCGCGTCGCCGGTGCCCATCAGGGTGAGGATCCGCTCGGCGAGCGCCTGTCCGGCCGGGGTGGAGTGCTCGCGCTCGTACGACATGGTGATGCCCCGGCAGAGCTGCATGTGCAACGAGAGCGCCGTGGATGCGTCGGCCTCGGCGATCCGCATGATGGCGAGACAGACGTCGTGGACGCTGTTGACGCCGAGCCCGCCGAATTTGACGGGCACGGTGGCGGCGAGCACTCCGTCGTCCCGCAGCGCGCGGAACACGCCCTCGGGGAAGGTGCCCGCGCGGTCGTGCTCTGCGGCCTCGGCGGCGATGCGCGGCAGATGGCGTCCGATGATCTCCAACAGCTGGGCGCCCTCGGAGGTGATCGGCGCCCCGAGGTCGCAGAGGGGCGGGCGGCTGACGACGTGAGGGGTCATGGTGTCGTTCTCCTCGGTGTCACGGATCCGCGCGGTCAGCCGTCGCGAAATACCGGTCGATGGCGGTACGGAAGTAGCCCGGCCCGAAGCCCAGTGCGGCCACTTCGGGCACGATCCGGTGGAGCTTGTCCACCGAGGGGCAGTGCGAGACGGTGTGGTCGGCGTATGCGCGTTCGGCGCCGAGCCCCAGATGCAGTTCCAGGTGGTCGATGACATCGCTGATGTCGGCGCAGTCCCCGGAAGCCAGATTGATCACCTCGTCGACGGTGCCCGTGGCGAGCAGCAGATCCAGCGCGGCGACGAACTCGTCCACGTGCAGCAGGTCGCGGCGGGCACCGCGCTGGACGGTGATGAGGCCCGCGCGGAGTTGGCGGATGAGTACCGGAAGGAGCCGGTACGCCGGCTCGTCGGGGCCCATCACATAGCCCAGCCGCAGCACGAGGTGGGGTACGCCCGAGTCCCGGACGAGCTTCTCCAGGCCGAGCTTGTGCTCTCCGTACGGTAGGGAGGCAACGACGGGGTCGTCCTCGCGGCCCCGGCAGCCGGGCGATCCGTACATGCTGACGGTGGAGAAGAAGACCAGTGTCCGACCTCGGGAGCGGCAGTGCTCCAGGGTGTCCAGGACCAGGCGCTCCTCACGGCGGTGTTCGGAGTCCGGTAGGGGGTGGCGCGGCACCCCGGCCGCGAGGACGGTCACCCGTGGGTGCGCGTCGGCGAGCGGCCTGAGGTGCCGGGCGAGGAATCCGGTGCCGATGATCTCCATCAGCGGGGCGATGCGGGGCGGACGGAGAGCGCGTGCGAGAAGACGCCACGTGGATCCCAGCGGGCCTTGACCTGCTGGAGCCGGGGGTAGTTGTCCCGGTAGTAGAGGGTGGACCAGGGGACCTTGGAGGTGTTCCAGCGGGGGTCGGCGAGGTCGGCGTCCGGGTAGTTGATGTAGCAGCCGCTGTTGTTGGCGTCGGGCGCCGGGACACCGCCGGTGTCGGCGAAGACCTCCTGGTAGAAGCGGCGCATCCACTCCAACTCCCCGGTGTTGGCGGGGTCGTCGTAGTAGAGGTCGTAGGAGACGCTGAAGAGGGCGTCACGGTGTGGGAAGGCGGTGGCCGAAGGGGCTACGGAGTTGATCTTCCCGCCGAAGGAGTTGAGGTAGACGGATGCGCCCCAGCGGTATCCGTCGCTCAGGTACTTGTGGATCGTGCCGATCTGTCGGTCGGTCCACCGTCTGCGCAGGAAGCTCGCCTTGGACTTGAAGGGCGTGCCGCCCGGGTGGGTCTCGGAGTTCAAGGTCTCTGGCAACCACGCCTGTTCCGACTGCTCGACCGTGGGCGTGACGCCCACGTTGGCGGTGACGACCCTGATGAAGTCGTCCATGAGCCGTTCGGCCTCGGCCCGTTCGGCGTCAGCCCCGACCAGCAGTTGGAACTCTCCTGCCGTGCGGTGGGGCAGCGAGAGCGAGCTGCCCACCTTGGTCTGCGGGTACCGCTCGTGCCACTGGCCGTGGTCTCGCACGAGAGTGGTGAAAGCCTGCTCGGTGATGCCTTCCCACTGCCAGGTGAGCGTTCTGCCCATGGAGGTCTCGGGCGGGCGGGGAAGCAGCATGGCGGGGTTGCGGCTGCGTACGTTCGGGGAGCGCAGCAGATAGCGCAGGACCACGCCGAAGTTGCCGCCGCCTCCGCCGGTGTGGGCCCACCACAGGTCCCGGTTGGGGTCGTCGGGTCGGCGAGTGGCCACGACCCGACGAGCCTTGCCGGACCGGTCCACGACCACGACCTCCACGCCGTAGAGGTGGTCCACGACCATGCCGTGTTCACGGGAGAGGGAGCCATAACCGCCGCCGGCTATATGGCCGCCGACACCGACGCTGGGGCAACTGCCGCCCGGGATCGTCACTCCCCAGCCGTAGTAGAGCGCCTTGTACACCTCGCCGAGGGTGGCGCCCGACTCCACCGAGAACGCCTGGTGCTCGGTGTCGAAGGAGACCTTGTTCAGTGGTGAGATGTCCACCACCACGGCGACATCGGTGCTGGTGACGAAGTTCTCGTAGCAGTGGCCGCCGCTGCGGACGGCGATCCGCTTGCCGGTCCGCACGGCCTCGTCGACAGCCGCCACCACCTGGTCGCCCGACCAGACCAGCCAGAACGACTCCGGGTTCGGAGTGAACCGGCTGTTGTAGCTCGTGTTGAGGTTGATGAACCTGGGGTCCGCCCGACCCACGGTCACCGGCCCCACGACCGGGGCGCAGGCCCGCGCGGAAGGCGTGGCCCGTGCGCTCGGTGCTGCCAGCCCGGTCAGCGCCGCGGCACCACCGGTGGCGGCCGTGCCCCGCAGTACGCCGCGCCGCGTCAACTCGCCCAACGTGACCACCGTTCCTTCCCCCGTCAATCCGTCCGGTACGGGCGTCACGCTAGGCAGTGCCCCTGTCCAACTGTTGGGGTTCCGCTGTAAGGGCCGTCGAGGCGGGTTCCAGGCGGGCGAGACATCGGTGCGAGACGACGACTGCATGCTGCCCCCTATGGGAGTAACAACGGACAACGCGGAAAATCTGGAAGATTCGGCCTATAAAGCGGAGGTCACCCGCGCTTTCAACCGCGCGGCGGCCCACTACGACCGCATGGGGGTCGAGTTCTTCACCCCCATGGGACGCAGGCTGATCGAGCGGGCGAAGCCGCTGCCGGGCGAGCGGGTCCTCGACATCGGCTGCGGACGCGGCGCCGCACTCTTCCCCGCGGCCGAACAGGTGGGGCCCACGGGATCGGTGCTGGGCATCGACATCGCCCCGGCGATGGTCGAAGAGGCCCGTCGAGAGGCCACGCGGCAGGGTGTGAGCCAGGTGGAAGCGCAGGTGATGGACGGGGAGCGTCCCGACCTGCCCGCCCGCTCCTTCGACCTCGTCACGGGAAGCTACAGCGTGATCTTCCTCCCCGACGCCCCCGGGGCACTCGCCCGCTACGCCGAGTTGCTGCGGGACGGCGGGCGCATCGCCTTCACCAGTCCCGTCTTCACCGACGACACCTTCCCGTTCCTGCCGCCGGTGTTCACCGACCTCATCCCGCGCTCCCTGCTGACCAATCTGCCGCCGGAGTGGCAGCCGGAGGCGTTGCAGCGGCGGTTCAACAGTTGGCTTTCCCACCCCGCCGACCTCCGCCGGACGATGGAGGCGGCCGGCTTCGCCGGGGTCGAGGTCGTGGACGAGCCCGTGGAACTGACGGCCACCTCGGGCGAGGCATGGGTGGACTGGTCCCACACCCAGGGCATGCGACTGCTGTGGACGCATCTGCCCGACGAAGAGAGCCGGCGGCTGCGCGAACGGCTGATCACCGCGCTCGACGCAATGCGGGACGAGGACCGGCCGCTGACCATCGACACCCCGGTCCGCTACGTCACGGCGACGGTACGCCGATAGCGCGCGGCCCAAGCCAAGGCGACCCGGAACTCAGCGACCCGGACGGACCGCATCCGTCCGGGTCGCCCTGGCTTGGGCCCGGGTCACCCAGCGGTGGGCTGCGGCGCGACCCCCAGCCCGATCAGGGCCTCCCGGGCCGCCGCCACCGACGCACGGTCCCGCTCGGGCGGCCCGGGACGGGCCGGCAGGAGGGGTACGACCGCGCTGCGCCCGGCCCGTACCGACGGGTGTCGCCTGGCGAGTTGGGCCAGACCCTGGCCGGGCCCCGCCTCCACCAGCACGGCGTCGCAGTCGGTGAGCAGTGCGTCCAGCGCCGGCCAGAACCGTACGGGAGCGACGGGCTGTGCGGCCCAGTACTCCGGATCGGTCACCTCGTCGGGGCTGAGCGGCAGTGCCGTGTAGCAGGAGTGGAGGGTGATCCTGGAAGGCCGGACCGGTAGGGCGGCGATCAGATCCGCCGATCCCTCGACGGCCGGGGCGAGCGCGGGACTGTGGAACGGGCTGAGCGACGGAACGCGCCGACAGGTGAAGTCGGCCTCCAGCAGCGCCGCATGCACCTTCTCCAGCGCGGGATCCGGTCCCGCAAGGACGGTCTGCCGGGGAGCGTTGTACGCGCCGATGACGACATCGCCGCCGAGGAACGGCTCGACCTCTTCGGGTGCCGCAGCCACCGCGAGCATCCCGCCCGGTGGGCCGTCACCCAGCAGCCGGATGCGCTCGCGCACCAGGGCCACGGCGTCCGGCAGGGCGAACACCCCAGCCAGGACCGCTCCCGCCAGTTCCCCGATGCTGTGCCCGAGCACCGCCCCCGGCCGCACTCCCCAGCTCAGCACCAGCTGGCCCAGTGCGTGGTCGACGGCGAAGAGCAGTGGCTGGGAGCGGGTCACGTGGTCGAGTTCGACGGCCGGTCTTTCGCTGAGCCAGTCTTCCCTGAGCCGGTCCCCTTCCGTCCCCAGCGCGGTGAAGACCTCGTCCATGGCTGCCGTGAACACGGGCTCGGTCCCAAACAGGCCGGCGGCCATCCTGAGGTGCTGTGACCCCTGGCCCGGCAGGAGAAGCACAGTCGATCGCCCGGTTGCCAACGTCCCCATTCCCCTCTCATGCGCGAGCCGCCCACTCGGGTCGTCGCAGTAGTTCGATCACGGCACAGGACCAGCTGAATCCGGCCCCGACGCTGACGAGGAGACAGGTGTCCCCGGCGTCGAGGGCACCGCTGGTGACGAGATGGTCGAGCCCGGCGATCGGATCCCCCGCACCGAGGTGGCCGACCTCTCGGCTCCAGGGCCAGGTGGTCCGCTCGGGGTCCAGTTCGAACCGCCCGAAGTAGCCGGCCTGGAGCCGTCGCCGGCCGAGGTGGGGCAGGGCGACGCGGGTGACGTCGCCGAGTTCCAGCCCGGCACCGGCCAGGGCTCCCTTGATGGCGGAGTCCTGGGCGGAGCTCACCCGGGCGACGGCGTAGGAGGAGCCCGTACCAGCGAGGAAGGCTCGTTTGCAGGCGTCGAGATCCACCCGTTGACGATGGCTGAAGGGCGCCGGACCGAACGGGTCGTCGCCGCGGTGCATGCCCTCCAACTCGGGTGCCGAGACGGTGACCAGACTACGCAGTCGGGCGAAGCCGTCCCGGCGGGAGAGCACCAGTGCGGTGCCCCCGTCGGCGTAGACCGTGCCCGGATCGCTGCGCCAGCGGTCGAACCCGGGCGGGCAGAACTTGTCGCCCGTGGTGATCAGCGCCGCCGTGCGCGCGGGATCGGCGGCGAGGTAGCCCGAGGCCAGTTCGAGTGCGGCCATGCCGCCGTTGGAGACTTGCTTGACCTCCATGGCAGGGCAGTGGTTGCCGACCGCGACCCGCTGGACGTAGGAGGCCGGCGCCCACAGGTCGTGTCCTTGGTAGAAGAAGCTGGCGTGCAGCACCAGGTCGATGTCGGCGGGCCCCGTGCCGGAGCGGTCCAGGGCGCTTCGCGCGGCGCGTACGGCCATCTCCGGCGCGGACTCCTCCCCCGCCACGGCCACCGACACCATGCCGGTGGTCCGGGCGAGGGGGGCGGGGCACCGGCCGTCGGCCACGGCCTCCTCGATCGGCAGGCGCGGGGGCAGCCAACTGCCCGTCGCCGCTATATAGAGTTCGTCCATCGCCGTACCGTCAGCCGG
Coding sequences within:
- a CDS encoding AfsR/SARP family transcriptional regulator, encoding MLEKDKNVAPTAPKPRQVIALLIMRRNAVVQTSELIDELWEGGPPTSALTTLQTYIYKLRKILVRHGGAEVLHTRPGGYVLDIPNSSVDLHRAEKAAGEGKATLRNGDPVRARESLAEALSIWRAPALVDVDRGALLSSYATRLEEFRARTLEMRIEADLQLGYHRELVSELKSLILTHPLHEHLHASLMIALHRSGRRHEALEVFRLLRQNMVEDLGLEPGEELRQLHQALLADAPVGPPFDARQTIRTVSRDGAATSTVGPRAARGTAVDVEERTPATQAPERDHLLASVPAQRDAAGASAQSAHGPVRATGPVASPPLSHADERGGAGQSATPAPAELPADVGDFTGRAPVIEDFMLQFLPPEDGTVRHAATRVVVIAGMPGVGKSALAVHLAHRVRHLFPDGQLHVELHGSSDEPRDIREVLHGLLRSLGIPDTLIPTQLEERSKLFRSTTAARRVLLVLDDTATLADVRPLLPGGPECAVIITSRRRLHGLAGAQSVDLDVLDSTEGIDLLASLIGRERLDEEPQAADKLGELGGWLPLALRCIGGRVATMPGLPLTRVADQLARSSDILSELRLGDLDVRSGYDAAYDRLTRSEQAVFRLLSMLPADEFTATTVADLLGWEIPSVERILDRFVNSYLLKIVHYGNDELHYALPPLTWTYARGRLDSTLRQDPRLRADAPDEHACPGPPHPR
- a CDS encoding class I SAM-dependent methyltransferase codes for the protein MTSCRICGGRLHEFGDFGTQPLSSGFLEPDYIGDEYLFRLALGVCDSCTMVQLMEEVPRHLMFNGHYPYLSSGSSVMRKHFEQTAQDFLRTELTAPGAFAVELGCNDGIMLRALADAGVRHLGVEPSESVADIARRLGIRVTTEFFQASTAQEIREAEGPAQLIYAANTLCHIPYMDSIFQGIDALLAPDGVFVFEDPYLADIVEKTSYDQIYDEHYYFFSVTSVAAMAERFGFELVGAERLPVHGGEVRYTLARRGRRTPDPSVAVLLAEEKTRRLAELDTLKSFFRNVERSRDELVSLLRKLKAEGCTVVGYGATAKSATVTNYCGIGPDLVSFISDTTPNKQGRLTPGAHIPVRPRAAFDDPYPDYALLFAWNHAEEIIAKETQFRESGGKWILYVPHVQVV
- a CDS encoding class I SAM-dependent DNA methyltransferase — encoded protein: MYGAEASEIYELLHQGRGKDYQSEAQEIARQVRARMPGAVSLLDVACGTGAHLEHFRPVFDRVEGLELSAPMAESARRRLPGVTVHTGDMRDFSLDASFSAITCMFGSIGYLADPGELESALRRFARHLRPGGVVAIDPWWFPETFLDGHVATGTTTEDGRTLARVSHSVRVGDASRIEVHYLVADAASGVRHFSETHLISLFSRRQYEAAFTAAGLSVEYLDGLHNGRGLFVGVLETPAA
- a CDS encoding phytanoyl-CoA dioxygenase family protein, with translation MASPRELTTPATLTEESVRRYREDGFVHVPRLLSPEEVSVYRAAAESILERDMEVWAGGDDGAAVEVNYTTQVWRKDETLRRLALHPALTGIAGRLAGVPLRLYSSEVLVKEPEGAPPTLLHDDEAGLPMDGLEQTLTAWIALVDVPVERGCLSYIPGSHLRADSERLRHMTSFEQFREPDEVWPDFPWRPRVTVPLRAGDVAFHHCRTLHWAGGNETDARRVGHGVIYMDAGTTYLPGVMDEYLAHMEPGQPLDDAELFPIVTS
- a CDS encoding acyl-CoA dehydrogenase family protein, giving the protein MTPHVVSRPPLCDLGAPITSEGAQLLEIIGRHLPRIAAEAAEHDRAGTFPEGVFRALRDDGVLAATVPVKFGGLGVNSVHDVCLAIMRIAEADASTALSLHMQLCRGITMSYEREHSTPAGQALAERILTLMGTGDAVVSGALKDARQTTELRPAPGGGWLLSGAKILVSMAPVATHFVVAAPVRPETGPPRLAAAFLSADTAGLSVPDDWDGMGMRASASSSVVFDDCPVPDEDLFVRGPVGEVNHASFAGQTVSSIGLLGVYAGIAQSARDITVAGVRRRGGTPASAVRTLVAEMDVKLYTLRSALAAALIHTEHLSEQIDGDLAERGRRMMAPFQYAKLVVNRCASGIVEDCMTLTGGVSFTAGHPLARRHRDVRAGWFMQPFTYADAIDQLSAWALELDEH
- a CDS encoding NAD-dependent epimerase/dehydratase family protein — its product is MEIIGTGFLARHLRPLADAHPRVTVLAAGVPRHPLPDSEHRREERLVLDTLEHCRSRGRTLVFFSTVSMYGSPGCRGREDDPVVASLPYGEHKLGLEKLVRDSGVPHLVLRLGYVMGPDEPAYRLLPVLIRQLRAGLITVQRGARRDLLHVDEFVAALDLLLATGTVDEVINLASGDCADISDVIDHLELHLGLGAERAYADHTVSHCPSVDKLHRIVPEVAALGFGPGYFRTAIDRYFATADRADP
- a CDS encoding FAD-binding oxidoreductase gives rise to the protein MGELTRRGVLRGTAATGGAAALTGLAAPSARATPSARACAPVVGPVTVGRADPRFINLNTSYNSRFTPNPESFWLVWSGDQVVAAVDEAVRTGKRIAVRSGGHCYENFVTSTDVAVVVDISPLNKVSFDTEHQAFSVESGATLGEVYKALYYGWGVTIPGGSCPSVGVGGHIAGGGYGSLSREHGMVVDHLYGVEVVVVDRSGKARRVVATRRPDDPNRDLWWAHTGGGGGNFGVVLRYLLRSPNVRSRNPAMLLPRPPETSMGRTLTWQWEGITEQAFTTLVRDHGQWHERYPQTKVGSSLSLPHRTAGEFQLLVGADAERAEAERLMDDFIRVVTANVGVTPTVEQSEQAWLPETLNSETHPGGTPFKSKASFLRRRWTDRQIGTIHKYLSDGYRWGASVYLNSFGGKINSVAPSATAFPHRDALFSVSYDLYYDDPANTGELEWMRRFYQEVFADTGGVPAPDANNSGCYINYPDADLADPRWNTSKVPWSTLYYRDNYPRLQQVKARWDPRGVFSHALSVRPASPR
- a CDS encoding class I SAM-dependent methyltransferase — encoded protein: MGVTTDNAENLEDSAYKAEVTRAFNRAAAHYDRMGVEFFTPMGRRLIERAKPLPGERVLDIGCGRGAALFPAAEQVGPTGSVLGIDIAPAMVEEARREATRQGVSQVEAQVMDGERPDLPARSFDLVTGSYSVIFLPDAPGALARYAELLRDGGRIAFTSPVFTDDTFPFLPPVFTDLIPRSLLTNLPPEWQPEALQRRFNSWLSHPADLRRTMEAAGFAGVEVVDEPVELTATSGEAWVDWSHTQGMRLLWTHLPDEESRRLRERLITALDAMRDEDRPLTIDTPVRYVTATVRR
- a CDS encoding acyltransferase domain-containing protein — encoded protein: MGTLATGRSTVLLLPGQGSQHLRMAAGLFGTEPVFTAAMDEVFTALGTEGDRLREDWLSERPAVELDHVTRSQPLLFAVDHALGQLVLSWGVRPGAVLGHSIGELAGAVLAGVFALPDAVALVRERIRLLGDGPPGGMLAVAAAPEEVEPFLGGDVVIGAYNAPRQTVLAGPDPALEKVHAALLEADFTCRRVPSLSPFHSPALAPAVEGSADLIAALPVRPSRITLHSCYTALPLSPDEVTDPEYWAAQPVAPVRFWPALDALLTDCDAVLVEAGPGQGLAQLARRHPSVRAGRSAVVPLLPARPGPPERDRASVAAAREALIGLGVAPQPTAG
- a CDS encoding ketoacyl-ACP synthase III family protein, coding for MDELYIAATGSWLPPRLPIEEAVADGRCPAPLARTTGMVSVAVAGEESAPEMAVRAARSALDRSGTGPADIDLVLHASFFYQGHDLWAPASYVQRVAVGNHCPAMEVKQVSNGGMAALELASGYLAADPARTAALITTGDKFCPPGFDRWRSDPGTVYADGGTALVLSRRDGFARLRSLVTVSAPELEGMHRGDDPFGPAPFSHRQRVDLDACKRAFLAGTGSSYAVARVSSAQDSAIKGALAGAGLELGDVTRVALPHLGRRRLQAGYFGRFELDPERTTWPWSREVGHLGAGDPIAGLDHLVTSGALDAGDTCLLVSVGAGFSWSCAVIELLRRPEWAARA